Proteins encoded by one window of Cystobacter ferrugineus:
- a CDS encoding TetR/AcrR family transcriptional regulator — protein MASRAQRLPASARRAQLIDVGRSVFARRGYEGASVEEIAEMAKVSKPVIYEHFGGKEGLYAVIVDREMEYVVRRISEAIAQGSARERVEQGALAFLTYVKDHPDGFAVLAHDTPITSARGGMSSLLNELAERVGHIFLTSFKAAGYDPKVAPIYAHALVGMVTFVGQWWRGVRKPPVEEVAAHISSLVWKGLRHLPKRPEIISTRRK, from the coding sequence ATGGCCAGCCGCGCTCAACGTCTTCCCGCCTCTGCCCGACGAGCCCAGCTCATCGATGTCGGACGCTCTGTCTTCGCCCGACGCGGATACGAGGGGGCTTCCGTCGAGGAAATCGCCGAGATGGCGAAGGTCTCCAAGCCCGTCATCTACGAGCATTTCGGCGGCAAGGAGGGCCTGTACGCCGTCATCGTGGACCGCGAGATGGAGTACGTGGTTCGGCGCATCTCCGAGGCCATCGCGCAGGGCAGCGCCCGCGAACGCGTCGAACAGGGAGCGCTCGCGTTCCTGACGTATGTGAAGGATCACCCCGACGGCTTCGCCGTCCTCGCTCACGACACACCCATCACCTCTGCTCGCGGTGGGATGTCGTCACTGCTCAACGAGTTGGCCGAGCGCGTCGGTCATATCTTCCTCACCTCGTTCAAGGCCGCGGGCTACGATCCCAAGGTGGCGCCGATCTACGCACACGCCCTGGTCGGCATGGTCACCTTCGTCGGCCAGTGGTGGAGGGGCGTGCGCAAGCCGCCCGTCGAGGAGGTCGCCGCGCACATCTCGTCCCTCGTCTGGAAGGGTCTGCGCCACCTTCCCAAGCGCCCGGAGATCATCTCGACGCGGCGGAAATGA
- a CDS encoding MarR family winged helix-turn-helix transcriptional regulator — translation MTRSDPPIEHAERALVLMSRLHRWAATSVQANQLAGELSLRQLTLLYAIRQGVSSPRLLARRLLVTPAVITGLLDRLERQGYVRREAEPDDRRRLRTVLTEAGLAVSQQVRQAVTGDLAAQFASASPAELKELGRALDLVERAIGALEQRTPTSPEGGLEDEEVRPARSKRVPPASSGQKKK, via the coding sequence ATGACTCGGAGCGACCCCCCCATCGAGCACGCGGAGCGCGCACTGGTGCTGATGTCCCGGCTCCACCGCTGGGCCGCCACGAGCGTGCAGGCGAACCAACTGGCCGGAGAGTTGAGTCTGCGCCAGCTCACCCTGCTCTACGCCATCCGGCAGGGAGTCTCCTCGCCCAGGCTGCTGGCGCGGCGGCTGCTGGTCACCCCCGCCGTCATCACCGGACTGCTCGACCGCTTGGAGCGGCAGGGCTACGTGCGACGCGAGGCCGAGCCCGACGACCGGCGGCGGCTGCGCACGGTGCTGACGGAGGCCGGACTGGCGGTGAGCCAGCAGGTCCGGCAGGCGGTGACCGGTGACCTGGCCGCCCAGTTCGCGAGCGCCTCCCCGGCGGAGCTGAAGGAACTGGGCCGCGCGCTGGACCTCGTGGAGCGGGCGATCGGCGCGCTGGAGCAACGCACGCCCACGTCCCCCGAGGGAGGGCTGGAGGACGAGGAGGTGCGTCCCGCCCGGAGCAAACGCGTGCCGCCCGCGAGCAGCGGCCAGAAGAAGAAGTGA
- a CDS encoding cytochrome P450 family protein has translation MATIPPDVQKRETAPSTDAGRGAKTTPDEAPAAPPTVKLDRANPEFLAGAHAVYSGLRAQGPVVRASFGTNFTDGARAAGSPERQTQGASEHAWLFVTRYDEAVEALLDERFSSDFRTGMTPEQQERAAAALPEEFQPIAHSLLMLDPPDHTRLRKLVQPNFTARAMDALKPRIQRLVDELLDKAERAAAERGETSPERRMEFVEAFAYPLPVQVISDLLGIPVEDQPQVHVWAERFLQADPQQYMANHEARAGMMAFTRYLEGLFERKRREPTEDMISQMVHAQEDGDRLNPRELLSMVFILFLAGHITTVNLLGNGVVALLTHPEQHARFLADPAGMAKGMVEETLRYWGPVDFLGSPRTVKEDSALGGVHIPKGSKLTVGLASANRDPHRFENPDAYDISRPDAHRNIAFGKGIHVCIGAPLARLEAQIAFETLFRRFPKLRLAVSADSLRLGVGAAMRGFKHIPVLY, from the coding sequence ATGGCGACGATCCCCCCCGACGTACAGAAGCGCGAGACCGCGCCCTCCACGGACGCAGGCCGCGGAGCGAAGACGACCCCGGACGAGGCGCCTGCCGCGCCCCCCACGGTGAAGCTGGACAGGGCGAATCCAGAGTTCCTGGCGGGTGCCCACGCCGTCTATTCCGGCCTGCGGGCCCAGGGCCCCGTCGTGCGCGCCTCCTTCGGCACCAACTTCACGGACGGGGCCCGGGCGGCGGGCTCGCCGGAGCGCCAGACCCAGGGAGCCTCGGAACATGCCTGGCTCTTCGTGACCCGATACGACGAGGCGGTGGAGGCGCTGCTCGACGAGCGGTTCTCCTCCGACTTCCGCACGGGAATGACGCCGGAGCAGCAAGAGCGCGCGGCGGCCGCCCTGCCCGAGGAGTTCCAGCCCATCGCCCACAGCCTCCTCATGCTGGATCCTCCGGATCACACGCGGCTGCGCAAACTGGTGCAGCCGAACTTCACCGCCCGGGCGATGGATGCCCTCAAGCCCCGCATCCAGCGGCTCGTGGATGAGCTGCTCGACAAGGCCGAGCGGGCCGCGGCCGAGCGGGGCGAGACGTCACCGGAGCGCCGGATGGAATTCGTCGAGGCCTTCGCCTATCCACTGCCGGTCCAGGTCATCAGCGACCTGCTCGGCATCCCGGTGGAGGATCAACCCCAGGTGCATGTCTGGGCGGAGCGGTTCCTCCAGGCGGATCCCCAGCAATACATGGCCAACCACGAGGCGCGGGCCGGAATGATGGCCTTCACGCGCTACCTGGAGGGACTGTTCGAGCGCAAGCGGCGCGAGCCCACCGAGGACATGATCAGCCAGATGGTGCACGCCCAGGAGGATGGGGACAGGCTCAACCCGCGGGAGCTGCTGTCGATGGTGTTCATCCTCTTCCTCGCCGGCCACATCACGACGGTGAACCTGCTCGGCAATGGGGTTGTCGCGCTGCTGACGCACCCCGAGCAGCATGCCCGCTTCCTCGCGGACCCCGCTGGTATGGCCAAGGGGATGGTCGAGGAGACGCTGCGCTACTGGGGGCCGGTGGACTTCCTGGGCAGCCCGCGCACCGTCAAGGAGGACTCGGCGCTGGGCGGCGTCCACATTCCCAAGGGCTCGAAGCTGACGGTGGGACTCGCCTCGGCGAACCGGGATCCCCACCGCTTCGAGAATCCGGACGCGTATGACATCTCGCGGCCCGACGCCCACCGGAACATCGCCTTCGGCAAGGGCATCCATGTGTGCATCGGGGCCCCGCTGGCCCGGCTCGAGGCGCAGATCGCCTTCGAGACCCTGTTCCGGCGCTTCCCGAAGCTGCGGCTGGCCGTGAGCGCCGACTCGCTCCGCCTGGGCGTGGGGGCCGCCATGCGCGGCTTCAAGCACATCCCGGTGCTCTATTGA
- a CDS encoding cytochrome P450 — MSHEQTKSETKSCPFNPYAPGFDVDPYPMFKELRTQAPVTYWDQGHGWIVTLYEDVIAALRDNNRFSTNPADWEFASTMGTAALIPERDELNKSNLFSLPNADHVRVRRLVSPAFTPRAVEWLRPDIQAIVDELLDAAEAKGTVNLVSDIADPIPARVMSSLLKIPKGREVLFQRFTEASIKSILPSLIPPGELAAVREDIREGIALMRETIEERRRNPVENDILTTLIQTEEQGDKLSTPELLSLVAALIVGGFETTVHLIGFTMSNILRRPELFAQLKAEPELVKNVLEEVLRHDNFGKLGLTRYAREDVELSGVKIKKGQRLFLMISSAMHDEAAFPQPETFDARRNTTATVAFGHGMHFCLGVHLARLEGRIAVGTLLERFPDMKLVKPPAFGPHPVLRKLETLEVRLLDRS, encoded by the coding sequence TTGTCGCACGAGCAGACGAAGTCCGAGACGAAGTCCTGTCCCTTCAACCCGTATGCCCCCGGCTTCGACGTCGATCCGTACCCCATGTTCAAGGAGCTGCGGACCCAGGCGCCCGTCACGTACTGGGACCAGGGCCATGGCTGGATCGTCACCCTCTATGAGGATGTCATCGCCGCGCTGCGTGACAACAACCGCTTCTCGACCAACCCCGCCGATTGGGAGTTCGCCAGCACCATGGGGACCGCGGCGCTGATTCCCGAGCGGGACGAGCTCAACAAGTCGAACCTCTTCTCGTTGCCCAACGCGGACCATGTCCGGGTGCGCAGGCTCGTCAGCCCGGCGTTCACCCCCCGCGCCGTCGAGTGGCTGCGGCCGGACATCCAGGCGATCGTGGATGAGCTGCTCGACGCCGCGGAGGCCAAGGGCACGGTCAACCTGGTGAGCGACATCGCGGACCCCATTCCCGCGCGCGTCATGAGCTCCCTGCTGAAGATCCCCAAGGGTCGCGAGGTGCTCTTCCAGCGCTTCACCGAGGCGTCGATCAAGAGCATCCTCCCCAGCCTGATTCCTCCTGGGGAGTTGGCGGCGGTGCGCGAGGACATCCGCGAGGGCATCGCGCTGATGCGCGAGACGATCGAGGAGCGGCGCCGCAACCCCGTGGAGAACGACATCCTCACCACCCTCATCCAGACCGAGGAGCAGGGCGACAAGCTGAGCACCCCGGAGCTGCTGTCGCTCGTGGCCGCGCTCATCGTGGGCGGCTTCGAGACGACGGTGCATCTCATTGGCTTCACCATGTCCAACATCCTGCGGCGGCCCGAGCTGTTCGCCCAGCTCAAGGCCGAGCCCGAGCTCGTCAAGAACGTCCTCGAGGAGGTGTTGCGCCACGACAACTTCGGCAAGTTGGGCCTCACCCGCTACGCGCGCGAGGACGTGGAGCTCAGCGGCGTGAAGATCAAGAAGGGGCAGCGGCTGTTCCTCATGATCAGCAGCGCGATGCATGACGAAGCCGCGTTCCCCCAGCCCGAGACGTTCGACGCGCGCCGCAACACCACCGCGACCGTCGCGTTCGGCCACGGGATGCACTTCTGCCTCGGCGTCCACCTGGCGCGGCTCGAGGGGCGGATCGCCGTGGGCACCCTGCTCGAGCGCTTCCCCGACATGAAGCTCGTCAAGCCGCCCGCGTTCGGTCCCCATCCGGTCCTCCGCAAGCTGGAGACGCTCGAGGTGCGGTTGCTCGACCGCTCCTGA
- a CDS encoding Coq4 family protein: protein MSYSQTLRLPDNASLFTRLRVAGQCLKGLKNDPTNPTYGQTFNLSLNGNVYASLVQQLQRSEEGRRLLSKRPSLEAKELDLAALERLPAGTLGHEFARYYRDNKISPFETTLELKSDVDYLSKRYRETHDLQHVLTGYGTDVMGEMELQAYVLGNLGLRTTMFVLLNGTLGQLKAPQSGVERSEYLRRVWAAYRRGRASPQFLDFWFEEHWETPVATLRARLCAPASA, encoded by the coding sequence ATGAGCTATTCCCAGACCCTTCGCCTGCCCGACAACGCCTCCCTGTTCACCCGCCTGCGCGTGGCGGGCCAGTGCCTGAAGGGGCTCAAGAACGACCCGACGAATCCCACCTACGGCCAGACGTTCAACCTGAGCCTGAACGGGAACGTCTACGCCTCGCTCGTCCAGCAGCTCCAGCGCAGCGAGGAGGGGCGCCGCCTGCTGTCCAAACGCCCTTCCCTGGAGGCCAAGGAACTGGATCTGGCCGCGCTCGAGCGCCTGCCGGCGGGCACGCTCGGCCATGAGTTCGCGCGCTACTACCGCGACAACAAGATCTCCCCCTTCGAGACGACGCTCGAGCTCAAGAGCGATGTCGACTACCTCTCCAAGCGCTACCGCGAGACGCATGACCTGCAGCACGTGCTGACGGGCTACGGCACGGACGTGATGGGCGAGATGGAGCTCCAGGCGTATGTCCTGGGCAACCTGGGGCTCCGGACCACGATGTTCGTCCTGTTGAACGGCACACTCGGACAACTCAAGGCGCCGCAGTCCGGCGTCGAGCGGTCCGAGTACCTGCGTCGGGTGTGGGCCGCGTACCGCCGGGGCCGCGCGTCCCCCCAGTTCCTCGACTTCTGGTTCGAGGAGCACTGGGAGACCCCCGTGGCCACGCTGCGCGCGCGGCTGTGCGCCCCCGCGAGTGCGTAG
- a CDS encoding spinster family MFS transporter, producing MSNGTDRQRVHAGGILLLLFLANLLNFFDRTIPAIVIEPLRKEYGLSDLLVGLLSAAFTLVYAVAGLPLGRLADTGARRKVLGWGLVVWSAFTGLNALAWSYASFFLLRMGVGVGEASYAPAASSLISDLYPANRRARATGLYMLGLPLGVMLAFFTVGGMVTAFGSWRAPFVIAAVPGLVLALALFRIREPARGASEEVRGTQAPVARPIRTLLGIRTLLWLILSGVTLNFASYAGNTFLVPMLQRYFGLALVPAAVVTGFITGATGLVGLTLGGMVADRLHARWERGRLIFGAASMLLGAVGTGLALLSGRASVPLFAVLFGIGWLGLFNYYTSVYPAIHDVVEPRLRATAVALYFAGMYLLGGALGPAVVGGLSDALTLTAMRAAGATEVTEEFKAMGLHGALFLIPVMLLLTSLFIHLASRSFVADARRMRESLAREAAEGGVGTTNAQTPRPGDALAVQKVS from the coding sequence TTGAGCAATGGCACAGACCGGCAGCGGGTCCACGCGGGAGGCATCCTCCTCCTGCTCTTCCTCGCCAACCTCCTCAACTTCTTCGACCGCACCATTCCGGCCATCGTCATCGAGCCGCTGCGCAAGGAGTACGGCCTGAGTGACCTGCTGGTGGGGCTGCTTTCCGCGGCCTTCACCCTGGTGTACGCCGTCGCTGGCCTCCCGCTCGGCAGGCTCGCCGACACGGGGGCGCGGCGGAAGGTGCTCGGCTGGGGCCTGGTGGTGTGGAGCGCCTTCACCGGGCTCAACGCCCTGGCGTGGAGCTACGCCTCGTTCTTCCTGCTGCGCATGGGCGTGGGGGTGGGCGAGGCCAGCTACGCGCCAGCCGCCAGCTCGCTCATCTCGGACCTCTACCCGGCGAACCGGCGCGCCCGCGCCACGGGCCTCTACATGCTCGGGCTGCCGCTCGGGGTGATGCTCGCGTTCTTCACCGTGGGCGGCATGGTGACGGCCTTCGGTAGTTGGCGGGCGCCCTTCGTCATCGCCGCCGTGCCGGGCCTGGTGCTCGCCCTCGCGCTCTTCCGCATCCGGGAGCCGGCGCGCGGGGCGAGCGAAGAGGTGCGTGGGACGCAGGCGCCCGTGGCTCGCCCCATCCGCACGCTGCTCGGCATCCGCACCCTTCTCTGGCTCATCCTCTCGGGGGTGACGCTGAACTTCGCCTCCTACGCGGGCAACACCTTTCTCGTCCCCATGTTGCAGCGCTACTTCGGGCTGGCGCTGGTGCCGGCGGCCGTGGTGACCGGTTTCATCACGGGCGCTACGGGCCTGGTGGGTCTGACGCTGGGGGGCATGGTGGCGGACAGACTCCACGCGCGGTGGGAGCGGGGGCGCCTCATCTTCGGGGCCGCCAGCATGCTGCTCGGAGCGGTCGGCACCGGGCTCGCGCTGCTCTCCGGCCGCGCGTCGGTCCCGCTTTTCGCCGTCCTCTTCGGGATTGGGTGGCTCGGGCTCTTCAACTACTACACGAGCGTCTACCCGGCCATCCACGACGTGGTGGAGCCGCGCCTGAGGGCCACGGCCGTCGCGCTGTACTTCGCGGGCATGTACCTGCTGGGCGGCGCGCTGGGCCCGGCCGTGGTGGGTGGCCTCTCCGACGCACTCACGCTGACCGCGATGCGCGCGGCGGGGGCGACGGAGGTGACCGAGGAGTTCAAGGCGATGGGGCTGCACGGCGCCTTGTTCCTCATCCCCGTGATGCTCCTGCTCACCTCGCTGTTCATCCACCTGGCCTCACGGAGCTTCGTGGCCGATGCGCGGCGAATGAGGGAATCGCTGGCGCGCGAGGCCGCTGAAGGGGGCGTGGGGACCACGAATGCCCAAACTCCCCGGCCCGGTGACGCGCTCGCTGTACAGAAGGTTTCATGA
- a CDS encoding AAA domain-containing protein yields MPRDVSFFDSLGRLLSMERDAERARMAALAEGMSLQQRAEQGLSFLDLESLEEEVGLGGRVLVTLARQDRARFPARLDNGDQVAVFPRRAEVKEPARALVTRATATRVQLAFDRSPPPFIHEGLLRLDRVPNDVTYERMRAGLSRVKALDKGTGRRKREVLLGNEAPRFDSLREFTPSRPLNPEQHDAVARALAAEDFFLVHGPPGTGKSTVLAEVAAQAVAQGQRLLCCAASNAAVDHLLDLCLDKGLRAVRVGHPARVTPRLQEHTLDLIVEDHPDRVLSRELFDEAFSLLGYARRQRTQGRSRERFSNARASTTEAKGLLDEARALERKAVRNVLERAQVVCVTLASLDSGVLAHEEFDLALLDEAAQSTEPLALLGFLRAPKVVLAGDPQQLPPTILSPEAAKAGLAVSLFERLLADHGDGVKRMLREQYRMNTAIMTFPSKEMYGGELRAHPSVAGRTLADVLPPETPGDFPPVLYLDTAGKGFEEEQEKDTGSLFNTGEADLIVARVKELLAAGIAPRELAVITPYRAQAHALRERVEPLSPDVEVDTVDAFQGREKDAILVSLVRSNSEGQIGFLSDLRRMNVALTRARRHLFVVGDSATLSGHAFYARFIESTQEGAGYRSAWEWPDPND; encoded by the coding sequence ATGCCTCGCGACGTCTCCTTCTTCGACTCCCTGGGCCGCCTCCTCTCCATGGAGCGCGACGCCGAGCGTGCCCGCATGGCGGCCCTCGCCGAGGGCATGTCCCTCCAGCAGCGCGCCGAACAGGGCCTGTCCTTCCTCGACCTGGAGAGCCTGGAGGAAGAAGTCGGCCTCGGAGGCCGCGTCCTCGTCACGCTCGCGCGCCAGGACCGCGCCCGCTTCCCCGCCCGGCTCGACAACGGCGACCAGGTGGCCGTCTTCCCCCGCCGCGCCGAGGTCAAGGAGCCCGCCCGCGCGCTCGTCACCCGCGCCACCGCAACCCGCGTCCAGCTCGCCTTCGACCGCTCCCCTCCCCCCTTCATCCATGAGGGCCTGCTGCGGCTGGACCGCGTCCCCAATGACGTCACCTACGAGCGCATGCGCGCCGGCCTCTCCCGCGTCAAGGCGCTCGACAAGGGCACCGGCCGCCGCAAGCGCGAGGTGCTGCTCGGTAACGAGGCCCCCCGCTTCGACTCCCTCCGCGAATTCACCCCCTCGCGCCCCCTCAACCCCGAGCAGCACGACGCCGTCGCCCGCGCGCTCGCCGCCGAGGACTTCTTCCTCGTGCATGGCCCTCCCGGCACCGGCAAGAGCACCGTGCTCGCCGAGGTGGCCGCCCAGGCCGTCGCCCAGGGCCAGCGCCTGCTGTGCTGCGCCGCCAGCAACGCCGCCGTGGACCACCTGCTCGACTTGTGCCTCGACAAGGGCCTGCGCGCGGTGCGCGTGGGCCATCCCGCCCGCGTCACGCCCCGGCTCCAGGAGCACACCCTGGATCTCATCGTCGAGGACCATCCCGACCGCGTCCTCTCGCGCGAGCTGTTCGACGAGGCCTTCTCCCTGCTCGGCTACGCGCGCCGCCAGCGCACCCAGGGCCGCAGCCGCGAGCGCTTCTCCAACGCCCGCGCCTCCACCACCGAGGCCAAGGGCCTGCTCGACGAGGCGCGCGCCCTGGAGCGCAAGGCCGTGCGCAACGTGCTGGAGCGCGCCCAGGTGGTGTGCGTGACGCTCGCGAGCCTCGACTCCGGCGTGCTCGCCCACGAGGAGTTCGACCTCGCACTGCTGGACGAGGCCGCCCAGTCCACCGAGCCGCTCGCCCTGCTCGGCTTCCTGCGCGCCCCCAAGGTGGTGCTCGCGGGCGACCCCCAGCAGCTCCCCCCCACCATCCTCTCCCCCGAGGCCGCCAAGGCGGGCCTGGCCGTGAGCCTCTTCGAGCGCCTGCTCGCGGACCATGGGGACGGCGTCAAGCGCATGCTGCGCGAGCAGTACCGGATGAACACCGCCATCATGACCTTCCCCTCGAAGGAGATGTATGGCGGCGAGCTGCGCGCCCACCCGAGCGTGGCCGGGCGCACCCTCGCGGACGTGTTGCCGCCGGAGACGCCGGGAGACTTCCCGCCCGTGCTCTACCTCGACACGGCCGGCAAGGGCTTCGAGGAGGAGCAGGAGAAGGACACCGGCAGCCTCTTCAACACCGGTGAGGCGGACCTGATCGTCGCCCGGGTGAAGGAGCTGCTGGCCGCGGGGATCGCGCCGCGCGAGCTGGCCGTCATCACCCCCTACCGCGCCCAGGCCCATGCCCTGCGCGAGCGCGTGGAGCCGCTCTCACCCGACGTGGAGGTGGACACCGTGGACGCCTTCCAGGGGCGGGAGAAGGACGCCATCCTCGTGAGCCTCGTGCGCTCCAACTCCGAGGGGCAGATTGGCTTCCTCTCGGACCTGCGCCGCATGAACGTGGCGCTCACCCGCGCCCGCCGGCACCTCTTCGTCGTGGGCGACTCGGCCACGCTCAGCGGCCATGCCTTCTACGCGCGCTTCATCGAGTCCACCCAGGAGGGCGCGGGCTACCGCTCCGCCTGGGAATGGCCGGACCCCAACGACTGA
- a CDS encoding AAA family ATPase, whose product MSVRELWISGYRSVHALRFELAPVTVVVGPNGSGKTNVYRSLYLLHAAARGEFAHTLAEEGGMPSALWAGARKKTETARVTVGVRLEDLAYELSCGLVPPPQGSFMLDPDVKEETVWVHEGTRRHVVAERRAQSVFARDAEGRRTTFAAKLWGHESLLAQISEPHRFPLLSALRAELLHWRFYHHFRTDPESPLRHEQVGVRTPALAHDGRDLAAALMTIQEIGDTRAMHDAVTRAFPGARLELDSEEGRFSLHLHMPGLGRPLGAAELSDGTLRYLCLLAALLSPRPPAFLALNEPETSLHPSLLEPLARLIADASRRGQIFVTTHARELATALEKNTRAALLTLRRTGGATELSEEEDTD is encoded by the coding sequence ATGTCCGTCCGGGAACTGTGGATCTCCGGCTACCGCTCGGTGCACGCGTTGCGCTTCGAGCTCGCACCGGTAACGGTAGTGGTGGGCCCCAATGGCAGCGGAAAGACGAACGTCTACCGCTCGCTGTACCTGCTGCACGCCGCGGCCCGGGGGGAGTTCGCGCACACGCTGGCCGAGGAGGGAGGAATGCCCTCGGCGCTGTGGGCGGGCGCGCGCAAGAAGACGGAGACGGCGCGTGTCACCGTGGGCGTGCGCCTGGAGGACCTGGCCTATGAGCTGTCCTGCGGGCTCGTACCTCCGCCCCAGGGCTCCTTCATGCTCGACCCGGACGTGAAGGAGGAGACGGTCTGGGTGCACGAGGGCACGCGCCGGCACGTGGTGGCCGAACGCCGCGCCCAGAGCGTGTTCGCGCGGGACGCGGAGGGCCGCCGCACCACCTTCGCCGCCAAGTTGTGGGGCCATGAGTCCCTGCTGGCGCAGATCTCCGAGCCGCACCGCTTCCCCCTGCTAAGCGCGCTGCGCGCGGAGCTGCTCCACTGGCGCTTCTACCACCACTTCCGCACCGACCCCGAGTCGCCCCTGCGCCACGAGCAGGTCGGCGTGCGCACCCCCGCGCTGGCCCATGATGGCCGGGACCTGGCCGCGGCGCTGATGACCATCCAGGAGATCGGAGACACCCGGGCGATGCATGACGCCGTGACACGGGCCTTTCCCGGCGCGCGGTTGGAGTTGGATTCCGAGGAGGGACGATTCTCGCTCCACCTGCACATGCCCGGACTCGGCCGCCCCCTGGGCGCGGCGGAACTGTCCGACGGCACCCTGCGCTACCTGTGCCTGCTCGCCGCCCTGCTCTCTCCCAGGCCGCCCGCCTTCCTCGCGCTCAACGAGCCCGAGACGAGCCTACACCCCTCGCTCCTCGAGCCACTCGCCCGCCTCATCGCCGACGCGAGCCGCCGGGGACAGATCTTCGTCACCACGCATGCCCGGGAGCTCGCCACCGCCCTGGAGAAGAACACCCGTGCCGCCCTCCTGACGCTACGGCGGACAGGGGGCGCCACTGAACTCTCGGAGGAAGAGGACACGGATTGA
- a CDS encoding PPK2 family polyphosphate kinase: MDIRTINKQNEKLRLDDISPEPPAGTDKEEAKRQLEVLGEELFDLQDLLWGARMNAVLIVLQGRDTAGKDGTIKHVAGFLNPRGLSVTSFGVPTPEELEHDFLWRVHRATPRKGEFAIFNRSHYEDVLVSRVKGLVPESLWKERYDHIRDFEELLTEHGTIILKFFLHISLEEQEERLLAREKEPRKAWKISAGDWEDRAHWKDYTQAYEEVFARTSTKNAPWTIVPANSKWYRNLVVAHTLVETLRPYRDAWQGKLDEVGQEKKKELAAWRKGK, translated from the coding sequence ATGGATATCCGTACCATCAACAAGCAGAACGAGAAGCTCCGTCTGGACGACATCTCGCCGGAACCGCCAGCGGGGACGGACAAGGAGGAGGCGAAGCGGCAACTGGAAGTCCTCGGCGAGGAGCTGTTCGACCTGCAGGATCTGCTGTGGGGCGCACGGATGAACGCCGTGCTCATCGTCCTGCAGGGCCGGGACACCGCCGGGAAGGATGGCACCATCAAGCACGTCGCGGGCTTCCTCAATCCCCGAGGGCTCAGCGTCACCTCCTTCGGCGTGCCCACTCCCGAGGAGCTGGAGCACGACTTCCTCTGGCGCGTCCACCGCGCCACGCCGCGCAAGGGCGAGTTCGCCATCTTCAACCGCTCGCACTACGAGGACGTGCTCGTCTCGCGCGTGAAGGGACTCGTCCCCGAGTCGCTCTGGAAGGAGCGCTACGACCACATCCGTGACTTCGAGGAGCTGCTCACCGAGCATGGGACGATCATCCTCAAGTTCTTCCTCCACATCAGCCTCGAGGAGCAAGAGGAGCGGCTGCTCGCGCGCGAGAAGGAGCCGCGCAAGGCGTGGAAGATCAGCGCCGGGGACTGGGAGGACCGGGCGCACTGGAAGGACTACACCCAGGCCTACGAGGAGGTGTTCGCGCGCACGTCGACGAAGAACGCGCCCTGGACGATCGTCCCCGCCAACTCCAAGTGGTACCGCAACCTGGTGGTGGCGCACACGCTCGTCGAGACGCTCCGGCCCTACCGCGACGCCTGGCAGGGTAAGCTCGACGAGGTGGGCCAGGAGAAGAAGAAGGAACTGGCCGCCTGGCGCAAGGGGAAGTGA
- a CDS encoding ATP-binding protein: MELVLFIGLQGSGKSSFYRERFAATHVHVSKDLWPNARKREARQRRLIDEALARGESVVVDNTNPRLEDRAPLIAIGRERGARVVGYAFESDLDACLARNAGRVGRARVEDKAILITRHHLRWPSYAEGFDALFQVRLTPEGGFIVNSLAP; encoded by the coding sequence ATGGAACTCGTCCTCTTCATCGGCCTACAGGGCTCGGGCAAGAGCAGCTTCTACCGGGAGCGCTTCGCGGCCACGCACGTGCACGTGAGCAAGGACCTGTGGCCCAACGCGCGCAAGCGCGAGGCGCGGCAGCGGCGGCTCATCGACGAGGCGCTCGCGCGGGGAGAATCGGTGGTGGTGGACAATACCAACCCCCGGCTCGAGGACCGGGCCCCTCTCATCGCCATCGGCCGGGAGCGAGGGGCGCGGGTGGTGGGCTACGCCTTCGAGTCGGACCTGGACGCGTGCCTCGCGCGCAACGCGGGGCGTGTCGGACGGGCCCGGGTGGAGGACAAGGCCATCCTCATCACGCGGCACCACCTGCGCTGGCCCTCGTATGCCGAGGGCTTCGATGCCTTGTTCCAGGTTCGCCTCACCCCGGAGGGCGGCTTCATCGTGAACTCCTTGGCTCCGTAG